The nucleotide window CGGAAATACTAAAATGCAGCTAATGGCCGGAGTTAGGGGGTGATAGATATCTCCCATTTCCCAACTCTCTCCCAGTCAGCTTAATCTGGAGGCAGATTCTGATATTATTAGTATTCATTATTTCCATTTGGCAGCTGCAGCAGTTACACAACAATAGATTCTCTCTATATGATGAGAAATGTTCTTCATAGAGGATATGAATATATCAGTTACATTGAGATAAGCCCACAATCCAGCATTCAGGAGATAAAGAGTGCACtctaatacaaaaataataatgcaacCCACAAATAaatgaagggtgtgtgtgtgtgtgtgtgtgtgtgtgtgtgtgtgtgtgtgtgtgtgtgtgtgtgtgtgtgtgtgtgtgtgtgtgtgtgtgtgtgtgtgtgtgtgtgtgtgtgtgtgtgttgccctctACCTTCATCCAGACTGTTGACACACAGCGTGCTGCAGAATGACAACCAACAGAGCAGCGTCTGCCaactgaagaggaggagggggacaccCTGTCCTAGAAACCAGTGGGATCCGGAGCGCTGGCCTCCTTGGGCCGGAGggatgaaaaaacacacacacagaaacaaaaaaagagCTTTGTCTGAGTGACATAATGGTTGCCATTACTGCGAAATTGGTAGGCGATAGGAGTTTGTTCCTGGAGAAACCTGAAGGACACAACAATACGAGTGAACCAGGGTTGAACTGTTTGGGTTTCAGGTCCGCTGTAAAACCGGAGTTCCTAAAAGAATCCTTGTTCATTGGACATTATAAGCTTATGCCGAGTTCTGTGCTAATGTGTTGCAATTCATATTTACAATAAGGATtaagtgtttttttctcttgtaGTTTAACTGAAGTACTGTTTCCGTACCATGTACTGTAGGCCATATTCATCTCGTACAAACTCCACTTAGAAGGCGTTCATTATGCTTCCAAGCGTTCCTACCCTACCCCTGTTGTTCTGTCACCAATAGGTTCAATGGGCTGAAAGGCGGGCCTCTCTTTGTGTTTAATCCTCATGGTGGAAAGGTAGGACAGGGTTTGGCTCATGTCCTTTATCCACAGAATGTCTATGTACATTCTAGCTGTACAGTTTATTTCTCAGAATTAGTTTAAGGCTCTTTGTATTGTGAAGACATATTCTTGACATGACAAATCCTACTATAAAGAATGGATTACTGAATTAGAGATGGTGACAACTTCCATGAGTATAGGTGTAAGTGTGGATCTACTCATTAATACTATACTTCTTTTGGCGATTTAATAGATTGTTGTCTTACATGGAGGCAGGAGAAAGCCAGACATGCGCCTCAAAGTGTCTGCTAGCGCCTGTAAACCAGGCATGTGGAGTCATAGACTTGAATCAAATGATCTGAAAATGAAATAGGCCACAATGAAAAACACAtattataaattaaatatatctgATACACATACGTTAAATTCCACATGCACTTCaaatttagttattttttaacaaaGTTCTTTGATGCACAGGAGCCCTACCAGGTACTCCATTTGGGATGCTTTCAGATCAAAGGGTGAGCTTAGTCAACGAGTGTCTGTCAACGAGCTATACACGGACAGCGTCCACACCCAGTCCCCGGGGTTAGAGGGGCCGGAGTGAGGACGCGGGATCCATACAACGCAAgaatacacattacacacactcaATGCTGCGAGGGCCTCAAACCGAACATATTCATATTGAATCAAATGGTGCAATAAGGATATTTATGCTGCTCTATAAAGCTCATGCAGCATCCCAGAGCCACTCCGGGGAGCATATCCGCCAATGCAAATGACAATTGCACGTTTTTTTTAGTTCAAGCTAATTTTGGAGGAAAGTGCTTATATGACCAACACATGAAAGGCTGACCGACGCTGGGAACGTCTAAAAACAGGACTCCACACACCCCGGCACACCCTCAAATTAAGAACATTTGTCATTTTTTGAAACcatgattgttttgttttgctccCATGACGTCCCCAGACCACTTTGCTAAATCATATTAATCTGGAACCTCTCAGTTCATTTGAGTTTTCCGAGGTCAGGTCCGCTGGACTGGAGGCGTAGTGGAAGCAGATTCCAGAGCAAATCAAACATGGGCTGCATATTCTTCTGGTTCCCGGTCTTGCTCtcagtgttcatgtgtttgggagtgtgtgtggaggatggcTGGTCTAAGCAGCTCTTTGTTTTAGGTATGCAACCCTTTTTGGTAGCTATGGTAACACTGTTTATGTATTTTGTTTATGGATGGTATAGTAAATGTTGTAAGGTACATGTTAAGGCGCTTCGGCAGTTCCAGTACGTCTATACATCTGGTGGCGCCCGATGGTACAGGCAGCGACCACGCCTGTGGTCCTCTGTTGGGACAGGGATTGACTCCGGCCTTTCAGGATTGAGTTCCCACCCTTCCTGGATCCAACAGTCCTCTTAGTCATAGCAGGACTTCTGGGGGTTATAGCGCAGACGGTCCAATGTGGTCACATCCTGTAGAGCCCAGCGGGTCACATCCTGTAGAGCCCAGCGGGTCACATCCTGTAGAGCCCAGCGGGTCACATCCTGTAGTGCCCAGTGGGTCACATCCTGTAGTGCCCAGTGGGTCACATCCTGTAGAGCCCAGTGGATCACATCCCGTAGAGCCCAGTGGGTCACATCCTGTAGAGCCCAGCGGGTCACATCCTGTAGAGCCCAGAATGGGTCACATCCTGTAGAGCCCAGTGGGTCACATCCTGTAGAGCCCAGAATGGGTCACATCCTGTAGAGCCCAGTGGGTCACATCCTGTAGAGCCCAGCGGGTCACATCCTGTAGAGCCCAGTGGGTCACATCCTGTAAGGTCCAATGTGGTCACATCCTGTAGAGCCCAGCGGGTCACATCCTGTAGAGCCCAGCGGGTCACATCCTGTAGAGCCCAGCGGGTCACATCCTGTAGTGCCCAGTGGGTCACATCCTGTAGAGCCCAGCGGGTCACATCCTGTAGAGCCCAGCGGGTCACATCCTGTAATACCAGACACGGGTCACATCATGTAGAGCCCAGTGCAGGGTACATCTTGTGTGCAGGTCACATCCTGTAGAGCCCAGTGGGTCACATCCTGTAGAGCCCAGCGGGTCACATCCTGTAGTGCCCAGTGGGTCACATCCTGTAGAGCCCAGCGGGTCACATCCTGTAGAGCACAGAATGGGTCACATCCTGTAGAGCCCAGTGCGGGGTACATCCTGCAGAGCCCAGAATGGGTCACATCCTGTAGGGTCCAATGTGGTCACATCCTGTAGAGCCCAGTGCGGGGTACATCCTGTAGAGCCCAGAATGGGTCACATCCTGTAATACCAGATGCGGGTCACATCCTGTAGAGCCCAGTGCGGGGTACATCGTGTGCGCGGGTCACATCCTGTAGAGCCCAGTGCGGGGTACATCGTGTGCGCGGGTCACATCCTGTAGAGCCCAGTGCGGGGTACATCGTGTGCGCGGGTCACATCCTGTAGAGCCCAGTGCGGGGTACATCGTGTGCGCGGGTCACATCCTGTAGAGCCCAGTGCGGGGCACATCCTGTGCGCTGGTCACATCCTGTCGTGTCCACCTGTCCTCTCAGGGCACCAGCCTCTGCACCAATGAGCAGCAGGCTTTCACCGTGTTCTCTAGGGAGATCCCGATCCAGCTGGCATCCAGCATGTTCGTGCAGTTGCTCAGACACTCAAGAAGTCCACCATTTAGCAGGAGAGGAGCTCGCTCCCAGTCCAAGAGGCTCAAAGAGAAGCTTGTTTAGTCAGCCATGCCTCCGGTCTGCTCTGCTAGCGATTGTGCTTTTTGTTTTGATAAAGAACCGTGAGACGTCCAGGGGACAGAGGGCCATGGCAGAAATGGGTCAAggccccccaaacacacacacgcacacacacgcacacacgcacacacacacacacacagtgctcatATGCGGACTTTGCCAGTGAGAAGAGGAGTGCaacactgtaggcctacattaaactCATCATCAGCCTACTTTCTCCCTACAGGTACATGTAGGCTATTCTCATTACTAGTGTTTACTTCCTAATGCCAACCCTCCCCATTAATCCAGGCTTAGACCGGCACCTAGTTGAGCTGACTTGCCCCCTTAAATGGCTTGGTTAGGCTAAACTATAGACATATATTACAACGATTCCAACAAAATAAAGCCACATACACTCTACTAAACCACATctgaaatataggcctatagtagGCTCATCcaacaaaaatatttaaaaaatgcctATAATCTATCTTATATTTTGTGTTCAGAATTTGGTAGTTTGAGTGTGAGGAAAAGTCAAAATGCCATTTTGCAACCTAACATCAATACGGGCTTAACCTTACCTGTTCATTGCGATTTTATTGAAAAGGCATTCAACGTGCCTTGTGTTCAGGAGAGTCGTTGATAATTTGTGTGATGTCGAGCTTCCTTGCTCGTTTACTCTCAATTGACAATAAGGCCAATGATTGGCCAATGGTCAATTGAGAGTGAAAGAGCAGCCTACAGTCTGGAGGCTACAGTTGATGTCAGATGACGTCCAAAGAGCAGATATGGTACCCATCATGCACTGCGGCAAattagacacacatacatttatttgATTAAGTACAAAGAGCAGCAACATAGCCCATAGCTCCGCCCCTCATGCCAAACCTTTGCAGGTGTGTTGAATCAGAACGTGTCCATTCTTAGGTAGGCCTCAATCATGTTTGCCAGCCAGTGGAACATTTATTAAAGCAAACAAGAAACATGGAAAGGAATATTATAATAGTTATaatacaacaaaataaatcTGTAAAAATCAATAGAACTTTCTCCATGCTTGCATGGAGAAACTTTATACATCTTTAGACATCCCAACAAGTGTCTGGGATTTTAACTCTCAGCTTTGCAAACGGTCTTTACAATCAACCAAGCCTCACACAGGCTAAAATGGTCCTGGAAATGTTGCAGTTCATCTGTCATCTAGATGTGTATTTGCTTTGAGTTGGAGTGAAAACCTTTCTGGTTTTAAAAATGTTAATCTATCAGGAAATTCATATAGGTCATTTTAATGCACCCTTATGTACGGACGTTAAGGAGGGAAGCAGCTTGTGCTTTCCTTGCAGTCTTACGTTTCGTATCAGAACTCTATCTCCAGACAGCAGCGTGCGCTCTGATCGGTCGTGACTCCCACACATTGCTGGTGTTACTCGAGCCCCAGGCCAGCTGCTGGCACATGATTGGGTGAGCCACTCAATCACAGGGATTAACATTACTTCCGGCAGATGATATTGCGTTGATTTGAATCCAAAATAATCGCACAGGATATGAGGAAGGAATTACACATGAAAACGACAACAAAAAGTGGTGACAACCTTCAACACATTGAATGACCTGAATGTGACATGATTATCCTCGACTGCAATCTGTGATCTGTGCCATCCCAGATGTTCAATGACTACAGAGGATTAGTCATTCTGAGAAACTAAGACATCTCTTAACTGAAGTCTGAACTAACTTGTTTATTTTTCCCAGTAGAACTGCTAGGAAAGGATGTGTTCTCTTAGCGGTTTATGGATTATTGCTGAGCTGTTGACAACACAGTATGAGCATGAAGCCGGCATACTATTCGACTTTGTAGCAAGCTGCACTCTGCACACGTCACTGCCGTGCGAGAGGAAAGCATGTATCACTCCACGCAGTAACTTCCTTCAGTTCAATAGGTTCAATATCAGATGTCATGTGATGAGAGATGATAAAACATCTACGTCAATGGTCTGACTCACACTGTAATTAAGGCTGACAGGCTTTAGAATATGGAAGACCTTCTCCCTGGCATCCACATTGTGCTCTCTGTATGTAGTTATGTATATTAGGGAGCTCCTCCCCACAGTTACTCTCCAACAACAGAATCCAAACAACCCGTTTATCTTAATATCAGTCCTTTATTAATGTTCAGTAAACGTGTGTTCTTGCTTCGTTAGATGTTCTCACACACATTCTCAACACACATTCTTGTGTAGTTGTTTCCTCCCAATAAGTGGTGATGTTTGAGATAGGTGCTGTCTATCTCACAACAGTTGCTGCCTTTAACCAAAAGGTTGTGTCTTCTCTGTCACATTTGAAGAGTGTTGTGAGGACTTAAGTACTACTAAGAAGCTCCTCAGTAGCCCAGCTGACACCCAAGACATCCCAAGAGGCAGTGGGAGGCTTGTGCACCCAAATAGGCTACAGACAGATTGTACTTGCATCACTATACACTGACAAGTCCTAGACTTTGAACAGacagggagtgtgtgtctgtgtgtgtgtgtgtgtttgtgtgtacaaacacagacacatacacacacatccggcGTCCTACTCTTTTCATCAGTGTTTTGCGTTGTCCATGGAGAATTACGACAAGACCACGCGCTCacctacaggtgtgtgtgtgtgtgtgtgtgtgtgtgtgtgtgtgtgtgtgtgtgtgtgtgtgtgtgtgtgtgtgtgtgtgtgtgtgtgtgtgtgtgtgtgtgtgtgtgtgtgtgtgtgtgtgtttaattgacATTTTTCGTAATTTTGATCGTTAATTTGAAACCTGTTGACCTTCACTCTTTTTTAGCCCATAATCACCAAAATCCCACGTTTATTTGGTTAGGGTGGTTTCTTGTGTGAATCACAGTGTATTTCTGTGTATTACAGTGTATTACAGTGTTTTACAGTGTTTTACAGTgtattacagtgtgttacagtgtattACAGTGTATTACAGTGTTTTACAGTGTATTACagcgttacagtgtgttacagtgtattACAGTGTAttacagtgttacagtgtgttacagtgtgttacagtgtattacagtgtgttacagtgtgttacagtgtattagtgtgttacagtgtattagtgtgttacagtgtgttacagtgtgttacagtgtattagtgtgttacagtgtgttacagtgtattacagtgtgttacagtgtgttacagtgtattagtgtgttacagtgtattacagtgtgttacagtgtattacagtgtattacagtgtgttagtgtgttacagtgtattacagtgttacagtgttttacagtgtgttacagtgtgttacagtgtgttacagtgtattagtgtgttacagtgtgttacagtgtattacagtgtgttacagtgtattacagtgtgttagtgtgttacagtgtattacagtgttacagtgttttacagtgtgttacagtgtgttacagtgtgttacagtgtattagtgtgttacagtgtattacagtgtgttacagtgtattTCTTGCAACATTGCAGCTCTCATGCGGTCCTTGTGGTCCCGTATTGGGatgatgtggttgtgttgtttGGGTGAAGGGTGACTGCAATGTTCAGAAAACAACTTCCACCCCCGACTCTGCTGCTTCAGGCCCTTGCTCACTATCTTCCCTCTagctctcccttcctctctctctctctctctctctctccctctctctttctttctctctctctctctctctctccctctccctctccctttctttctctctctctctctctctctctctccccctctctctctctctctctctctctctccctctctctttctctctctttctttctttctttctttctttctttctttctttctttctttctttctctctctctctctctctctctctctctctctctctctctctctctctctctctctctctctctctaattggTCGGCTCAGGGGAGCAAGTTCAGCAAGAAGTCGCTGAGTCAGACAAACCcgcttgacccccccccccccacacacacacacacacacacacagcgccccTGCCCTTCCAATGCTCACCAGGCACAAGTCAGAACTTGTCTCAGAGCTGTCATTAATGATAGGGAGCGagattaacattgttcgtgagCACCACACATCATCCACACAGAACTCAATATGTGTGGATGTTGTCGTTGCCATAGCTTTAAATGTTCAAACATTTCTGAAGGGTGACTATCAAAGCAGATATACAGACGTGTGCTTGGAATTTCCCGAACACACCCAAAACATTGCAAATCAAATTGTTACAATGGAAGGTTATTTAACTGTCATGGAACATGACATTCACTTTTTGCTGTCGATGAACACGAGACAACGATATCAGACATTCacctttattacattttttcattAATCTCTCTTTGACATAGAAAACGCAGGAGCTTGCCCTCAAAAGTAATGAAAAAGCACAATAgattacaaaaaaacaaggaaagtGGTTATGTTTCAGTAAGTGAAAATACAAATCGAAGATATTGTTTTTGTACAAAATGAACAGCGGTGAGTGTTCTGTCCAACAGGACGATGGTGTGGCTTTACTCTCCAACCTTAGACAGGGTCAGGAACCCTTTCGTCTAAGGTTTTCATTCGTACACCTTTGGTCCCGTTGAAGCAAAACATATCAACCGGTTGGTTTAGCAGCGACGCCTGGTGAGGCAAAGTATgactgactaaccctaaccactgacTGACTAGCCCTAACCACTGATTTAAGAACCCCTTCAGCGACCCCCTAATTCTCATGATTCAGACTAAATGTGCCGTGCAACTTTCTGGCTCCTTGACATAGGCCAAATTGGGACGATCTATAATAATAGGATTCAAACCATGTAAATAATTTGGTGTACCAAAAATAGAAAGACATTTATTTCCATAATTTACCATGACAACCCTTGGATCGTAGCAGAACAGTGAAACAAGTCTAATGCGTCGGTCATCTTTTGAAAACGTCTTGACATTTATCAGTTCTTGAATGAGATAATagatttttttgtttgcttgaAAACTTTGAGTCCATTAAAGATGCAAATGCATCATCACAGAAAGTCTTGAGGCTGCAGTTGTGCTCAGAGAAGGCTACTTTAACCACTTTCTTTACAGCTAAAATATGCCGAAATGAATGCCCAAACAACATTTCAGGAACATAACATAAAACATAACCGAACCTATCATAATCAGACACCATTGTTATTACACACTGGACCAATACATGAGTCTGGAAAATACTGTCAACATGCTGTGTCTGGTCGGACTCTGTGTCGGCACTAAATAGTCATGGGTATACACTGTGTTTAACTCAAAATATAATCTGCTCTTATGGAAACATCTGCATCGTCTCCCTTATCCTTTATGACTCCAGCCCCTACCACCATCACTTGCCTTCTTCAAGAAATTGCCAGCAATTTAAAGTTGCTTTCTCAGCTGCCCCAGAAGCGATTGCGTGGCCGTTATTCGCATGAACGTTCTTACCTACTGTTTGTTAAACCGAACTGAAAAGTAGGgttattattgtttattattgtaATGTAGTGTTGTTTTAAGATAGTTGTGAAGCTTGCGTGGAAACTAAACCAAAGTCACATGTAAGTGTGTCATCCAAACGTGCATTCCATCAACGTGCTGACAGTACGACCTCTAAAGCATCCTGGAATGGATCCAAGATGATCTGGAATGGCGTCCTACTATGACAAGAGACTCACATAATCACGACCTCTTAAATAACCTAAAGGGTGTCGACTTGCACATTAGAAACATTTTGCCTCTGTGAAATGACAAAACATTGTTAAAAacactttaaaaataaattatgtttgttcatatttaaatatgtatacaGATATGAACACAAAGctggtctctttctctcatttaATTTGGTGTTCTTCAAACAGCGGCATAGGTTTCAAAGCCTTCCTGCTCGTAACTAAGGGATGCGCAGTCGTCACAGACGCACACGAAGCATCTCTGCCGTCCACTCACTGCATCAACCAGCCCATAATAACCGCCTCGGCAGGGAGCGTGGCGTTCTGGTGAACACCCGTCATGTTGGTCCCCTTCTGGGGGGTGCTCCACTCCTCCTgccttccctcctccccatcctgcTGCTCGTACGCATCACCGGCCCAGTCCGCCTCCCCTCAAGTACAAAAATAGACGATCTTAACgtaacctctgacccctgaccctaccgccctgacccctgaccctaccgtcctgacccctgaccctaccgccctgacccctgaccctaccgtCCTGTCCCCTGACCCTACCGCCCTGACCCACTGACCCTACcgccctgacccctgaccctaccgtcctgacccctgaccctaccgtcctgacccctgaccctaccgcCCTGACCCTACCGCCCTGACCCTACcgccctgacccctgaccctaccgcCCTGACCCTACcgtcctgacccctgaccctaccgtcctgtcccctgacccctgaccctaccgcCCTGAACCACTGACCCTACcgccctgacccctgacccctgaccctaccgcCCTGACCCTACCGCCGGCCGTAGGTCTGCTCCAGCCACTGGCGGACGTCCTTCAGGTTGTAAAAGAAGGGTCCCTTCCCGCCCAGGTAGGCGATCTTGCGGCGCTGCACGATGCAGACGCGCTCGTTGGCCACGCCGTAGGCGGCGTTGGCGTTGTTGTCCATGCTGTCCGCCACCAGCCGGCACTGCGGCGGCAGGCCGAAGTGCTCGGTGAGGCTGCGCGCCGCCACCACGCGCTCCTCCAGGTCGCGGTGCTTCCGCACGTTGAAGCGGCGCTGGCCCGTGGCGGGCGCCGCCCAGCCGTCCGAGGGGTGCGCCTCGTCGATGTACACCAGCAGGAAGTCCGCCACGGGGCTGAAGTCCTCCACCAGCCGCCGGAAGGCCGGCAGGTGGCTGATGAAGGGGGGTCAGGTGGCCGAGCCAAAGttcaccaccagggggcggtcCGACGACTCGAAGTCCAACAGGTGGCACTCCCCCCCGGGGCCGCGCACGGGGCCGCCGGCCGGGCCCCCGGCGCCGGGCCAACCGCCCGGGATGTTGACCACCTTGGAGTTGGGCGCCTCGCCGCCGAGTTTGACCTAGGGACACAGGGTTCAAAGGTCACAAAGGTTGAGGAGGGAGAAACCCCTCCGTCTGATGTGCCGTTAGTACCGGGCATCATCCTGGCGCTACTGGTTCCACTTCAGGAACTGGAACCAGTAGCGCCAGGATGATGCCCGGTACTAATGTCCCCTCCGTCTGATGTGCCATTAGTACCGGGCATCATCCTGGCATTACTGGTTCCACTTCAGGAACTGGATGGACAAAGGGCCTtatgtctctcctgtctgatcTTTGGTTCTCATCATAAAGAAAGGTTCATCCAACCAGTTCTGCGCTCTGATCAGATGGTTCTTTGTCAACCAAAGAGTCGCAGTAATCACTGTGAGACCAAACCACAGAGCAGATTCAGAGGGACAACTTGCATGAGCTGCCGTCCTAGACGACTATCCCCTACGAAAAGAACCTAATAAGTCACTCATTTAAATTAACTGCTTAAATGACTTTATTTAATTGTTGACtgtattgttttgtttattaatgtttttattgatcTGTGtttatacatttgtgtgtgtgtgtgtgtgtgtgtgtgtgtgtgtgtgtgtgtgtgtgtgtgtgtgtgtgtgtgtgtgtgtgtgtgtgtgtgtgtgtgtgtgtgtgtgtgtgtgcgcagctaTATGCACATATACAGTTCAGTTAAGGGTGACTATGCTTTATTTTAAGTGAATAAATGCAAACTCGTTGTTCATTATCATTCACAACATGATCACTGGCTAAGAATACACATGAGATTgattaaaagaaagaaaggatttTACTTTCGCAACAAATGATTTGCAAGCTTAAAACAGCTGATATGCTACTGCTCATATCTAATATCTAATGTCTATGCAAATCCTCTCTCAAATCAAAGGAGAGGCTTCGTTTAGACTTTCCTTCCCTAAGTGGAGCGCTAGGTCTAGGCTGGCCTGTTTGACCCGTGTTAACCGACCTGCTTCACCCTTGTTAACCAACCTGCTTGACCCGTGTTAACCGACCTGCTTGACCTGTGTTAACCGACCTGCTTGACCCGTGTTAACCGACCTGTTTGACCCGTGTTAACCGACCTGCTTGTTGGCGTCCAGCAGGAAGCCCTTCCAGATGGAGCGCATCCCCTCCGAGGTGAGCGCGCGCTGCCACTCTCCGCCTCCCCGCGCTGAGCGGGAGGCACGGAGCAGCGACACAGCGCGCTTCAGCAGCAGCACCGAGTCGTACAGCGCGAGGAACAGGCAGTTGGAGAAGAACCCGGGGAGGATCTGCAGGGCGACCAGCAGGTCCTCTGGCCCCGTACCCATCGTCCGGTTCGGCCCCGTAGCGGGCGGACCGACGCGCGGTGCGTATTTCATAACCTCGTGTATTTGGTTGAACTTGCTGCCATGCTCGCTGTCCACAGTGGAGCTCCTTAAACTCGTCGTAGCTCCAGGGAAGGCTTCGCTGTGTTCATCAACCGGGGATTAAACTAGCGGCTCGAACGCAAATCTCCGTCTCCGCGCGCCGGGGGTATGATGTCCGGACGCGCCGCCCAATCACAGTCTTTTTATACTAATGTTGTGTTCAGTGACAGAGCCGCCAGGCTTATCTTGTGGAAAGATCATGACGTCATACGTAGTATACCCCCGTCTCgccgccacccccaccctccacacacacacacacacacacacacacacacacacacacacacacacacacacacacacacacacacacacacacacacacacacacacacacacacaaaacacaggcacacacacacaaaacacagacacagacacacgcgcgcacacaaaaCATAATATATTTTGCTGGTCAGGTTCGGGGCTGTCGGGGCTGTGAACCAAGCGTCAAGATGTAGAACAACGCTCCAGCAGCCCTCACTGTGCCAGGCCAGTGTTACAAATACATGATGCTTAGCGTCTCTGCCTTCAAAACAAAAGCCACAGAACGAAGAGCCCAACATGC belongs to Gadus chalcogrammus isolate NIFS_2021 chromosome 5, NIFS_Gcha_1.0, whole genome shotgun sequence and includes:
- the dio2 gene encoding type II iodothyronine deiodinase encodes the protein MKYAPRVGPPATGPNRTMGTGPEDLLVALQILPGFFSNCLFLALYDSVLLLKRAVSLLRASRSARGGGEWQRALTSEGMRSIWKGFLLDANKQVKLGGEAPNSKVVNIPGGWPGAGGPAGGPVRGPGGECHLLDFESSDRPLVVNFGSATUPPFISHLPAFRRLVEDFSPVADFLLVYIDEAHPSDGWAAPATGQRRFNVRKHRDLEERVVAARSLTEHFGLPPQCRLVADSMDNNANAAYGVANERVCIVQRRKIAYLGGKGPFFYNLKDVRQWLEQTYGRR